TGTCCCTTACCCCGCAGGCAATCCCCGGCATTAAGCGCATTCTTCGGCAGTTGAATATGCAGGAATGCAAGCAGCTGCTTAAAGATGTACTCGGCTGCCGCACTGTTACCAGAATCAACCGTCTTGTTACGGAAAATATTTATAAGAAATATCCGGAAGAGCTGACGTTTTTTGCGTCGCTACTGGATAATGAAGAGATCGCAGGTTAATCCGAAATCATGGCTAAGAAGAAAAAGAAGAAGAGCCCTTCATCAATTGCGCTCAATAAGCAGGCCCGCCGTAATTACGAATTCGTGGAAACCATGGAAGCCGGACTGGTGCTCAAGGGTACCGAGGTCAAATCCTTGCGTCAGGGTTTGGTCAGCTTCATGGACGGCTATATCAATTTCAAGGAAGGCGAAGCATGGCTGGTGGGGGTTCATATCGCACCTTACGACCATGCAGGCTACACCCAGCATGAGCCGGACCGTCCGCGTAAGCTGCTGCTGCATGCCCGTGAGATAGAAAAGCTGCAGACAAGGGTGGAGCAGAAAGGCTTGACCGTTGTTCCTGTCAGATTGTACTTCTCAAGAGGTAATATCAAGCTTGAGATTGCCCTCGCCAAGGGCCGCAATGTGCATAACCGCAAGGAAGAGCTCAAGCGCAGGGATATAGCAAGAGATACGGCCCGTCAGCTGGCTAATTACTAGCCGACCAACGAGCCGTATAAAGTTCTCATCCACCCCTTGCCGGTGGGTGGAGAAAGCATGATAAGGGTATAGTAACCTTAATGAATCAAGGCTTGTTTACTGGAGACCGGAAACAAGAATGGTGAAAACCATTGCTGCACCGACCCAGAAAATTGTCTTAACCATTCCGGTTACGGGGTCGATTCTTTTTTCGCGGCCCATTTCGCTGTCTTCAGGGGTGAAAACTTCTGTGACAAATGCGCTGATGCTGCTCATGACGGTTCTCCTGTATTCGTGATCAAGATTTTAAAAATCACGTAGCCGATGAGTCCTTATTGCCCGTTTTCATGTTTTCAATCCAATGGGAATAATCGAAGACCCCCTTTAAGTTTTTCGATGGGGTTTTGAGATATCTAAAATGGTTTATATAGCGGGCTGAAATTAATGGAATTATATCAGATCAAGACATTCGTGGTGGTGGCCGAGGAAGGCAATATGACCCGGGCGGCCAAGCGTCTGCACGCCAGCCAGTCCACCATCAGCCTGCATATCAAGTCCCTTGAAGAAGAATTTGACCTGCGCCTTTTTCAGCGCACCCCCAAGGGCATGAGTCTCACACCGGAAGGCGTACTGCTGCTTGAGAAAGCCCGCGACCTGCTCGATTGCGTGGAGAAATTCGAATCCGAAGCCCGTTCCATGAAGGGCGAACTTTCCGGCGAAGCACGCGTCGGCCTGCAAACCTCTCCTGTTTATCTGCGTACCCCGCAGCTCATCAAATTACTCAAAGAAAAATTTCCCGGACTTTCCCTGCGTCTGGTTCAGATGCCCACATGGACCATCCGCAGCGACATCGCCGCCCGCAAGCTGGACGGCGGCTTCTTTTATTCCAACTGCCCGCCTGATGA
This sequence is a window from Desulfovibrio sp. JC010. Protein-coding genes within it:
- a CDS encoding LysR family transcriptional regulator, yielding MELYQIKTFVVVAEEGNMTRAAKRLHASQSTISLHIKSLEEEFDLRLFQRTPKGMSLTPEGVLLLEKARDLLDCVEKFESEARSMKGELSGEARVGLQTSPVYLRTPQLIKLLKEKFPGLSLRLVQMPTWTIRSDIAARKLDGGFFYSNCPPDEVDGILLENTILHVVGPASWKGQMKDASWVDLSKLDWIWTPEECSFNVKLEETFSSRDLEVTKSMIADSEDTHNALVKSGNGITVMRADEAAEGVEKGEFFIWPGGHIEVGLYFGFPRNKADDPVVRALLDCVEEVWKKA
- the smpB gene encoding SsrA-binding protein SmpB, with protein sequence MAKKKKKKSPSSIALNKQARRNYEFVETMEAGLVLKGTEVKSLRQGLVSFMDGYINFKEGEAWLVGVHIAPYDHAGYTQHEPDRPRKLLLHAREIEKLQTRVEQKGLTVVPVRLYFSRGNIKLEIALAKGRNVHNRKEELKRRDIARDTARQLANY